In Engraulis encrasicolus isolate BLACKSEA-1 chromosome 15, IST_EnEncr_1.0, whole genome shotgun sequence, the following proteins share a genomic window:
- the LOC134463708 gene encoding beta-2-microglobulin-like, protein SLRSSAPPKVQVYSRNPGKLDDPNANTLICHVSGFHPPDITITLLKNGQEIQGAKQTDLAFESGWQFHLTKHVAFQPKTGDKYICKVRHMKEEKDYSWEPDM, encoded by the exons TCTCTCCGGTCCTCAGCGCCTCCAAAGGTGCAGGTGTACAGCCGCAACCCTGGAAAGCTGGATGACCCCAATGCAAACACCTTGATCTGCCATGTCAGTGGATTCCACCCACCAGACATCACCATCACTCTCCTGAAGAACGGTCAGGAGATTCAGGGTGCCAAGCAGACCGACCTGGCCTTTGAGTCTGGCTGGCAGTTCCACCTCACCAAGCATGTGGCCTTCCAGCCTAAGACAGGGGACAAGTACATCTGCAAGGTCAGGCACATGAAGGAAGAAAAAGACTACAGCTGGG AACCCGATATGTGA